Within the Streptomyces sp. R41 genome, the region GGCGGGGGTCCTCGGGATACTTCGCGGCTTCCATCCGCAGCTGTGCCACGGCGAGCCGCGCCGAGGTCTCCCAGTCGGCGTACAGGGTGCGCATGGCCGGATCCGTGAAGCTGATCCGCGGGTAGTTGCGGTGCTTCTCCGGGATCCGGGAGAAGTCGGTGACCAGCGCTGCCGCCAGCGCGTTCCAGGCCAGGATGTCCCCGCGCCGGCCCTGCACGATGGCCGGGGTGGCGGTGAGATCGTCCAGCACGCGCTGCAACTGCGGCTGGACCTTCTGCCGCCCCCGGCTGCGGGCGCGGGTGGTGGTCTTGCCGGCGAGCTGGAAGAGATAGCCGCGTTCGTCGTCATCGAGATGGAGCACCCGGGCGAGCGTGTCCAGCACGGGTGCGGACGCCTGCATACGGCCCTGTTCGAGACGCGTGTAGTAGTCGGTGCTGATGCTGGCGAGCTGGGCGACCTCTTCGCGGCGCAGCCCGGCGACCCGGCGGGGGCCACCGTTGTCGGGCAGGCCGACGGTGCGCGGGCTCAGCTCGGCGCGGCGCTTCTTGAGGAATTCTCCCAGCTCGTTGAGGGGAACATTGCCGGTCATGCCGCCCAGCATGACACCGAACGCATCAGTGGAAGGAGGGAGAGTTTCCACCCAGGATGTCTCCCTCCCCGGATGTCCTTCTCCGCTTTTCGCTCCTGCCTTGGCATGTGAGGCTCGACGTAGAGCAGCAGACACGGCCATCCCGAGCGCCGTGCAGGCAAGGTCCTCCCCAACCCTGAGCGAAGCCCCTCCACCCACAAGGACTCACCATGACGACCTTCGCCCTCGTCGGCGCCGGCCCCGGCCTGGGGGCTCGCCACCGCCCGCCGCTTCGGAACCGCCGGACACACCGTCGCCCTCATCTCCCGCAGCGCCGAGAAGCTGGACGGGCTGACCGCCGAGCTGGCCCGCGACGGCATCCGGGCGCGGGGCTTCACCGCCGACGTACTCGACCTCGCGTCACTGCACGCGGCCCTGTACGCGGCGGCAGCCGCCCTGGGGCCCATCGAGATCCTGCAGTACAGCCCCGTACCCCGCGCCGACTTCATGAAGCCGGTCCTGGAGACGACCGCCGACGACCTCGACGCGCTCCTCGCCTTCTCCGTCAAGGGCCCAGTCGCCGCGGTGAACGCCGTCCTGCCCGGCATGCGCCAACTCGGCCGCGGCACCCTGCTGTTCGTCAACGGCGGCAGCGCCGTACGCCCCAACCCGAAGGTCGCCGGCACCTCGGTCGCCTTCGCCGCCGAGAGCGCCTACGCCCGCATGCTGCACGACGCCCTCGCTCCGGAGAACATCCACGCCGCCCAGTTGATCATCCCGGGAGCCATCCGCCCCGACGCTGAGCAGAGCAGCCCTGAGGCGCTGGCCCACCGCCTGTACGACATCCACCTCAAGCGCGACGGCTTCCGCCACTACGCCGAGCCCCTGCCCTACTGACGCCCCGGAGGATGCCGTGAGCCCGACCACCCGTTCCAGCCTTGCCCGCGCCGTCCCGACCGCCTTGCTGCTTGCAGTGACCGCCTGTACCGACGAGGCGCCCCCGTCCCCGTCTTCCTCGCCCTTCGCGGCACAGCGAACGCCGACCGCCACGGCACCAGCCTCACCGTCCGATGACAAGGGCACCGTTATGCACATCCGGCTCACCATCGACGGCCACCGGGTCGACGCCACCTTGAACGACAGCGCCACGGCCCGCGACTTCGCCGCCCTCCTCCCGCTCACGCTGAACCTGAGCGACTTCCACGGGACCGAGAAGATCGCCGACCTACCCCGTCGGCTGTCCACCTCCGGCGCCCCGGACGCCGCCGAAGCCAAGCCCGGTGACCTGGCGTACTACGCGCCCTGGGGCAACCTGGCCCTCTTCTGCCGAGGCAGCGGCTCCAGCGACGCCGGCCTGATCATCCTCGGCAGCGTGCACGGTGACACCGAACGCCTCGCCACCGCCACCGAGGTCACCATCGAAGCAGCTTCCTGACCCGGCGCACTCTCAACGGGAGAAACGCACGTGAACCCCACCTACGACTTCACCGGCCAGGTCGCCCTCGTCACCGGCGCCGGATCCGGCATGGGCCTGGCGACCGCCCGCGCCTTCGCCGCATCCGGGGCCGCTGTCGCCCTGACCGACATCGACGAAGCCGCCCTGGACGCGGCCGTCAAGGAACTCACCGACTCCGGCCACCGAGCACTCGCCCTCACCTGCGACGTCAGCGACGAGGACCAGGTGGCTGCCGCGGTCGACCGGACCGTCGAGACGTTCGGTCGCCTGGACATGGCCTACAACAACGCCGGCATCCAGATCCCGCCCAGCGACGCCGCCGACGAACCTGCCGAGAGGTTCGACCGGGTCAACGCGATCAACCTCCGCGGCGTGTGGGCCTGCATGAAGCACGAGCTGCGGCACATGCGCGCCCAGGGCAGCGGCGCCATCGTCAACTGCTCCTCCCTCGGCGGCCTGGTCGGCCTCCCCGGCCGCGCCTCCTACCACGCCTCCAAGCACGGCGTGATCGGCCTGACCACCAGCGCGGCCCTGGAGTACGCCCCGCGCGGCATCCGCATCAACGCCGTCTGCCCCGGCACCATCGACACCCCGATGGTCAGCGACATGATCGCCAAAGGGGAGCTGGATCGAGCCGAGGCCGAGGCCAACCAGCCCATCAATCGCCTCGGTACGGCCGAGGAGATCGCCCAGACGGTCCTGTGGCTGTGCAGCCCGGGAGCCGGTTTCGTCGTAGGTGTCGCCCTCCCCGTCGACGGCGGCTACGTCGCCCGATAGCAGCGTGGGAGCCGCCGTCATGCAACCGACGACGGCTCCCACGGCAGCATCAGACATCAGCAGACGGCAAAAGGCCGGCCAGTGCGGCAGTGCCCGGGTCGCACCTCTCGGCGCCCAGCCGCCTGGCGGCGAGCACCGCCGAGAGGCCGACCGCGCCGTCGCCGACGACCGTGACAGTCGTACGTTCGTTGATGCCCGCGGTGACCGCGCAGGATGGCCGGTGCAGAACACGTCGGCCCCGTACATGACTTTCGCTCGCACGGTCCCGCTCTCCTTGAGGTGGTTCAGCGGGTGCTGTTGCGCGGCGCGTTGTAGGTCGCGTCGTCGACCTTCTCCAGCCAGGTCGTTTCCGGGCTTCCGTCACCGGCGCCCTCCCACAGGGCCAGGTGCTCCATGAAGTGCTCGGGAGCGGCGCCGTGCCAGTGCTCCTCGCCGGGCGGGGTGTGGACGGTGTCGCCCGGGTGGGCCTCGAACACGGTGCCGTCACGCGTGCCGATCAGGGCGACGCCGGAGACGATGTGCAGGGCCTGGCCCAGCGCGTGGGAGTGCCAGTCGGTGCGGGCGCAGGGCGCGAACCGCACCAGGTTGGCACGCATCCGGGACGGCTCCTGACCCGCGTAGATCACGTCGAACCAGACATCGCCGGTGAACCAGTCGGCCGGAGCCTTGACGGTGGGCTGCTTCTTGAGGAGTTCCATGGTGCCGTTCCGTGAAGAGGGGGTCAGGCCGAGGCGTTGCCTTCGACGATGTCCTTGAGCCGGGTGATGGTGCTCATGGCGCTGGGCCATCCGGCGTAGAAGCCGGATCACCCCATCGGCGCCGTCGCCCTCTGGTTCGTGCTGGGCGTGCCGCCGCCCTGGCCCTCGTCGAGTTCGTCGACGACCGGGCACCGCACCTCGCGAGCACCATCGGGAGCGGTCAGCGCGGCGCGGGCGGCGGTGTGGGGCGTACGAGCCCTGACTGATAGGCGATCACGACCAGTTGGGCGCGGTCGCGGGCGTTGAGCTTCGTCATGGCGCGGTGGATGTGGGTGCGTACGGTCAAGGGGCTGACGACGAGCTGCTCGGCGATCTCGGTGTTGGACAGGCCCTCCGCGGCCAGGGCCATCACCTCTCGTTCGCGGGCGGTGAGCGCGTCGAGGGACTCGGGGAGCGCCAGCGGATCGGCGGGGGCCGGAGCGGTGAGGAAGCGGGCGATGAGGGCGCGGGTGGCGACAGGGGAGAGCAGGGCGTCGCCGGAGGCCACGGTGCGGAGGCCGTCCAGGAGGGCGTCGGCGCCCACGTCCTTGCCGAGAAAGCCGCTCGCACCGGCGCGCACGGCCTGCGCGACGTACTCGTCGATCTCGAACGTGGTCAGGATGAGGACCCGCGTGGTCGACAGGTCCGGGTCGGCACAGATGGCGGCGGTGGCGGTGAGACCGTCCGTGCCGGGCATACGGATGTCCATGAGAACGACGTCGGGGTGGTGCACGCGCGCGAGTTCGACCGCTTCCTTGCCGTCGGTGGCCTCGGCGACCACCTCCAGATCGTCGCAGGAGTCGATCAGGATCCGGAAGGTGGCCCGCAGCAGGGCCTGGTCGTCGGCGAGCAGTACGCGGATGGTCATCTGGGGCGGTCTTCTTCCGAGGTCGGGGGCTGGGGAGGACTGAGGGATCCTCGGCCGAGGGCCAGGGATGCTCGGTTCTACGTGCGGATCGGCAGTTCGGTGGTGACGGTGAAGCCGCCCTCGGGGCGGTGCCCCGCCTGAAGCCGGCCGCCGACCGACTGGGCGCGCTCCCGCATGCCCATGAGACCGAAGCCGCCGCTCGGAGAAGGGGCGGCGGGGGCCGGGGCGTCGCCGTCGTCGCTGACCGTGATGGTCATGTGGTCGTGGGTGTAGGCCAGCTTGACGTGCGCCGTCTTCGCGGCGGCGTGCTTGGCGACGTTGGTGAGCGCCTCCTGCACGATCCGGTACGCCGTCAGGTCCACGCCCGGTGACAGCGGCTGCTCCTGCCCATCGGTGGAGACGGTGACCGTGAGCCCGGCGGCCGCGAACGCGGTGGTGAGATCGGTGAGCTGCCCGAGACCGGGCGCCGGTTCCAGGGGCGCGTCGAGGTCGTTCGCCTGGCGCAGCAGGCCGACGGTGGCCTTGAGTTCGCGCAGTGCCGAGGACGTGGTGCCGGCCAGGTCGTCGAGGATCCGCTGGACCTGGTCGGGATGGGTGCGCGTGAGATGTGCGGCGGTGCCCGCGAGGGCGTTGGCCAGCGCCATGTGGTGGGCGACGACGTCGTGCAGTTCGCGGGCGATGCGCATGCGCTCCTCGGCGACCCGGTGCCGTGCCTCTTCCTCACGGGTGCGCTCGGCGTACTCGGCGCGGGCGTGCGCGGCCTCCAGGTAGG harbors:
- a CDS encoding sensor histidine kinase, which produces MITSLKRYVEDHPRFVDVMVIVQVFLVTALGSATSLRAPSGDQIPWWPGAILGGVGCVALWWRSSHPRTVVAVTAVCANTASALGYLITPLLLAPLMLALYTLAKCTDRRTARIALFGAVVLLVTTAMTSDHYGHPWALKTIGPAFWVVTPVAMGTATRLRGAYLEAAHARAEYAERTREEEARHRVAEERMRIARELHDVVAHHMALANALAGTAAHLTRTHPDQVQRILDDLAGTTSSALRELKATVGLLRQANDLDAPLEPAPGLGQLTDLTTAFAAAGLTVTVSTDGQEQPLSPGVDLTAYRIVQEALTNVAKHAAAKTAHVKLAYTHDHMTITVSDDGDAPAPAAPSPSGGFGLMGMRERAQSVGGRLQAGHRPEGGFTVTTELPIRT
- a CDS encoding cupin domain-containing protein, coding for MELLKKQPTVKAPADWFTGDVWFDVIYAGQEPSRMRANLVRFAPCARTDWHSHALGQALHIVSGVALIGTRDGTVFEAHPGDTVHTPPGEEHWHGAAPEHFMEHLALWEGAGDGSPETTWLEKVDDATYNAPRNSTR
- a CDS encoding helix-turn-helix domain-containing protein, whose translation is MLGGMTGNVPLNELGEFLKKRRAELSPRTVGLPDNGGPRRVAGLRREEVAQLASISTDYYTRLEQGRMQASAPVLDTLARVLHLDDDERGYLFQLAGKTTTRARSRGRQKVQPQLQRVLDDLTATPAIVQGRRGDILAWNALAAALVTDFSRIPEKHRNYPRISFTDPAMRTLYADWETSARLAVAQLRMEAAKYPEDPRLMELVGELSLRDKQFAQWWGDHRVAARTVGTKTLNHPVVGELVLDWDTLTANTDPDQHLTVWTAAPGSPTHERLRILASWAADQNLTASPPLA
- a CDS encoding response regulator, which translates into the protein MTIRVLLADDQALLRATFRILIDSCDDLEVVAEATDGKEAVELARVHHPDVVLMDIRMPGTDGLTATAAICADPDLSTTRVLILTTFEIDEYVAQAVRAGASGFLGKDVGADALLDGLRTVASGDALLSPVATRALIARFLTAPAPADPLALPESLDALTAREREVMALAAEGLSNTEIAEQLVVSPLTVRTHIHRAMTKLNARDRAQLVVIAYQSGLVRPTPPPAPR
- a CDS encoding cyclophilin-like fold protein, encoding MHIRLTIDGHRVDATLNDSATARDFAALLPLTLNLSDFHGTEKIADLPRRLSTSGAPDAAEAKPGDLAYYAPWGNLALFCRGSGSSDAGLIILGSVHGDTERLATATEVTIEAAS
- a CDS encoding glucose 1-dehydrogenase, with translation MNPTYDFTGQVALVTGAGSGMGLATARAFAASGAAVALTDIDEAALDAAVKELTDSGHRALALTCDVSDEDQVAAAVDRTVETFGRLDMAYNNAGIQIPPSDAADEPAERFDRVNAINLRGVWACMKHELRHMRAQGSGAIVNCSSLGGLVGLPGRASYHASKHGVIGLTTSAALEYAPRGIRINAVCPGTIDTPMVSDMIAKGELDRAEAEANQPINRLGTAEEIAQTVLWLCSPGAGFVVGVALPVDGGYVAR